The DNA window TACATGAATATATCATATGATATATCAAAAATGGCTTTATTAATACTTAAAACACATTTATTAAGAGAAAATATATTTTATATATACTGATTTCTGTATTTTATTTTTTTAATTGATTGAAAATCAATTTTTTTGCCTCGCAGAGCAAGAAGAATTATCGCGCAGCGTAATTCCTTCTTGCTTATAAAAATAACAACTTAAATACGACACACAAAACTAAATTTTCCTACAAAAAATAACCAGGCTCTTAAAGAGTCTGGTAGATAGGTTGTTCGGTGTTTTCCGTTCTCAAACTTAATTGGCAATAGCATTTCCATTAGCCAATTATCGAATAGCTACACAGATTGTTTAACCTTTGACTTTTCAACCTCTAAGACCTCCGATAAATTTAGAAATGGTCCTTTATGTTCAGAAAAAGCCTTTGAAGCAGCATCTATCTCTTTTTCTGAAAGAGCATTTTTAATGTATGCCTTAGATGTTTTTGATGATGTTTTCATAATATCTGATCCTGTCTTTTTTGTTTGCTCTCCTGCAGCTTATTGGCCTTATGCTGCCATTTCTTACCACGAATATTACAAATTTTTCGTCTTTATCATTCCCTACACCTACACCGCTGTATCGCTGCTCACCATGTTCGTCTATTTTATCCGGAACAATGATAAAGTTCGGATCAGAAAACACACTTTCAACTTCCTGGACTGTGTTTTCTCTTTCAGGGTGGTCATCTATTACATGTTTTGAATTTCCCATGTCCCACTCGAATTTTAAAGCCATATTTACTAGAACCTATCTGTACGCTTGTTTTCAATGATAATACCGAGACGATTTTGGCCTTTGTCCAATATAAATTTAGCCCGATATAACTACTTACCCAAAAACCCGATGCCAAAATGATTTTCGTGTTTTTGGGATCTGCTTCCTTAGTCGTACTATGTGCTGCTGGCAATAATTTAAGCTCCTTATTTTCTTCCCGTAAACCTTTGTTCTCCTCTCTTAAATAATTGATTTCATCCTTCAAAACTTGAATAAGCTCATCCTTAACAGTCAATAAAGGCGTATAGTCTAGTGTATACCCTTGTATAGGCTCTACATTTGCAGGAGTGTATACCCTATTTTCATCTACTTTATCCGGAGCCTTTTTAGGAGGGTACTTATCAAAAAGGTAATTGGTTTGGATCGTGTATAACGAGCCATTTTTCCCCTTTCTTAGTCTAATATATGGTTTGCTATCTGCTTTCTTGCAAAGTCTACGAATAGTTGTTTCGTTTAAACCAGTAGCATTTGCAGCCTCTTTCAAGGTTATATAGTTCATATGCAGGTATACAATTTACAGTATACTGTAAATGTACATGTATAGATATTGTATAGGGCTAAAAAATAAATAAAATATTACTTATTATTAATAAAGTTATTTAACTAACAATTTAGTTAAAATCGCAACATTCTTTTTCCCTTTCAGTAAATTTGTTTGTTTTTCATTTTTCAAAATTCAATGCTAACGCCCTCTCAAAGATTTTTAAGCGTGCGCGCAGCGACGCAAGCCGAAGGAGTGGGTGGAAAACCAAATTTCAAGATTCTAAAAATTCAAATTTGGTCAACAAACTATATAGTAGTAAAACAATATAGTATTATATAAGGTACTTCTCGAATAAAAGGAGTTTTGGTCAGGTATAAAAGGAGTTTTGGTCAGGTATGGCGTTTAATAAAAGGAGTTTTAGTCAGGAATATAGTATAACATAATATCATAACTCCTTTTATTGTTTTTATATTTGTGATATAATAAAAGGAGTTTTAGTCAGGGATAAGGGAGTTTTAAGAAAAGACCTCCTTTAAATATAAGATATTGATTATCATGGCCAAAAAGAACGATAAAAGACATACTGCACAAATGACTCTCCCTCTCATCTATGATGAAAAGGAGGTGAAGAAATATGCAAAACAGCACTGGAATGTCACATTTGCTCGGCAAAGAAAAGTGTCGGTATATGCCAAACGAATCATGGCTAATGTAATGGCAATGATAAAAGAAGACGATTCTGATTTACGGCCTTATTATCAAATGCATATATCTGACGTCGTGCCTTCAACTGAAATAGAATTCTATACCAAAGTGAAAAAGGCTTTCGATGAATTAACCGATTTGAAGTGGTTAATTGAAGATATAGAAACTAAGTACTTTGCATTCAGGCATTTACTTGACACAACTAAAACCCTAAAGAATGACGGATTCGAGTGCGCTTATAAAGATGGGATGATCACTATCGTGCTAAATCCTGCTTTAAAACCATATTTTATAGAACTGGCTCATTATAGCATTTATGAATTGAAACATTACATGCATTTCAGTAGTTGGTACAGCCTTCTGGATGTTTGAATTATTGTCTGCTTTCAAGGATACGGGGATCTGGTGGGTAAGCATTGATGAATTTCGACAGCTAATGGACTGTGAAAAAAAATATCCTCTAAGTAAGGATTTGCTTAAATATACGCTCACAGAGCCCCTTTTAGAGCTTGAAAGTACCGATTTGGCTTTTACCTATGATCCAGTTTTTGACATGTATGCTCATGGGCGTGGTCGCAAGCCCGTAATTGCGCTCGAATTTCGGCTCAAAAAAGCAAAGCCTAAGAACATACCACAAGAATGGTTTGAGTTCTCTGACGAGCACAAAAACGTGCTTCTCCGGCTACGTGGCTGGCAAGTCACGGATGCGAATGTCATCAGGTACGCAAAAGCGATTGGTATGGAACGAGCTAATAAGCTACTCTACGAATGGCAATTGAAGGGAAAAGAAATCCAGGACAAGGCAAAATATTGCAATACGGTTTGGGTTCGCGTCGGTAAAGCCGCCATGGAGGGCTAAGCCAAAAGGGAAAAGAAGAAGCGCTCTACTACCTGGTGCAGCTGCTGCTCCGGAACGTAATGGGGAAAGTGAGCTATCCTTGTACAAAACCAAGAACTTCGCTTAAAAAACAAAGACCCTCTTGTTCTGTGTTCTGTCACTTAACATAAAAAGGGTTATGAAAACAACCAGGACAAATTCTGGGTTTTGTGCAGAAATTTGCTTCTATAAG is part of the Dyadobacter sp. NIV53 genome and encodes:
- a CDS encoding BrnT family toxin: MGNSKHVIDDHPERENTVQEVESVFSDPNFIIVPDKIDEHGEQRYSGVGVGNDKDEKFVIFVVRNGSIRPISCRRANKKDRIRYYENIIKNI
- a CDS encoding replication initiation protein, with product MAKKNDKRHTAQMTLPLIYDEKEVKKYAKQHWNVTFARQRKVSVYAKRIMANVMAMIKEDDSDLRPYYQMHISDVVPSTEIEFYTKVKKAFDELTDLKWLIEDIETKYFAFRHLLDTTKTLKNDGFECAYKDGMITIVLNPALKPYFIELAHYSIYELKHYMHFSSWYSLLDV
- a CDS encoding replication initiation protein, yielding MFELLSAFKDTGIWWVSIDEFRQLMDCEKKYPLSKDLLKYTLTEPLLELESTDLAFTYDPVFDMYAHGRGRKPVIALEFRLKKAKPKNIPQEWFEFSDEHKNVLLRLRGWQVTDANVIRYAKAIGMERANKLLYEWQLKGKEIQDKAKYCNTVWVRVGKAAMEG